The Cloeon dipterum chromosome X, ieCloDipt1.1, whole genome shotgun sequence genome includes a window with the following:
- the LOC135945976 gene encoding mitochondrial import inner membrane translocase subunit Tim10 B produces the protein MDPLALKNFKDFLQLYNLVSETCFNNCVTSMHSRDLQTEEISCVERCCGKFVKTNHAVMATFVEVQPIIVNRRIEEMNAANALIQQQQAQQPAEPQQQ, from the exons ATGGATCCTTTGGccttgaaaaat TTCAAAGATTTCTTGCAACTCTACAACTTAGTTTCCGAGACGTGCTTCAACAACTGTGTCACTTCTATGCACTCCAGAGACTTGCAGACAGAAGAG ATTTCGTGCGTTGAGCGATGCTgtggaaaatttgtaaaaactaATCACGCAGTCATGGCAACATTTGTGGAAGTGCAGCCGATCATCGTTAACCGACGAATCGAAGAAATGAATGCCGCTAACGCCCTAATCCAGCAGCAACAAGCGCAACAACCTGCCGAGCCACAACAACAATGA
- the Pstk gene encoding L-seryl-tRNA(Sec) kinase — MSRPSAVVLLVGLPGSGKTSLCQQLVHHQPICRHICYDELLAPDNNEKWRLARDGVLQQVEDILRHHENSSERLVLLVDDNFYYLSMRRMYYKMAKRHCIPTCIIYLQCNKDLAIQRVHQRKSEGGLFVEENVIIQMAEKLEPPANHSWESFHLLLNAEIEFNPTTIWVALEDLIDSASKSNLFSRSSPETPNTELSTPSYSETCDLALRNIISSEMQSARSRGLSTPEMSQLAQQLNSQRKLLLRQIGDASVTEVVDQFRLCLDKNSSTVHAE, encoded by the exons ATGAGCCGCCCTTCGGCCGTGGTCCTGTTGGTGGGACTACCTGGCAGTGGCAAAACCAGCCTCTGCCAACAACTTGTTCATCACCAACCAATATGCAGACACATTTGCTATGATGAGCTGCTGGCACCTGATAACAATGAGAAGTGGAGGCTTGCGAGAGATGGTGTACTTCAACAAGTGGAGGATATTCTACGACATCAt GAAAACAGTTCTGAGAGGTTGGTTCTTCTTGTTGATGACAACTTCTATTACTTAAGTATGCGTCGAATGTACTACAAGATGGCCAAGAGACATTGTATTCCGACATgcatt atttatttgcAATGCAACAAAGATTTGGCTATTCAGCGCGTACACCAAAGAAAATCAGAAGGCGGATTATTTGTCGAGGAGAATGTTATAATACAGATGGCAGAAAAATTGGAGCCTCCAGCTAATCATTCATGGGAAAGTTTTCATCTTCTTCTCAatgcagag ATTGAGTTCAACCCAACAACAATCTGGGTAGCTCTCGAGGACTTGATTGACTCTGCCTCAAAGTCAAACCTTTTTAGCAGATCCAGTCCTGAAACACCAAACACCGAATTGAGCACACCCTCTTACTCAGAAACTTGCGACCTGGCCTTGAGAAACATTATTTCTTCAGAAATGCAGAGTGCCCGATCTCGAGGGTTATCAACGCCTGAAATGTCCCAACTGGCCCAACAGCTCAACTCTCAGCGGAAACTTCTGCTCAGACAAATTGGTGATGCATCAGTGACTGAAGTAGTGGACCAGTTTAGACTGTGCTTGGACAAAAATAGTAGTACTGTGCATGCAGAGTGA
- the LOC135945972 gene encoding uncharacterized protein LOC135945972 isoform X1 codes for MATDLSYLDPILETNSQQWHRPERLSQPRIWLERDGLVIRDVTPDLDPFVVDYMVKNYMTEEPMSKALKSYEDSVTVDEHKFVYEKLVLPERVSIIVLQKNTPGAGLEEVSAENPPNIVGLNLLFVTAKVSAEVPDFNRIFKSEKTKLSFQTFFETGALFDVFERYGVDLYLDGAGMSVALEWRGKGIGGMMLEARSNLCKELGIPLTKTVFTSIQSQKVAIKGGFELLGELIYAEIKKEDGQPRFPDMAPDQIRIQLMAMRIT; via the exons ATGGCGACAGACTTGAGCTACTTGGATCCAATTCTCGAGACAAATTCACAACAGTGGCACCGACCAGAGCGACTGTCACAGCCAAGGATTTGGCTAGAGAGGGATGGACTGGTAATCCGCGATGTGACCCCTGACTTGGATCCCTTTGTCGTCGACTACAtg GTTAAGAACTACATGACTGAAGAGCCTATGAGCAAAGCCCTTAAGTCCTACGAGGATTCGGTAACGGTGGATGAGCACAAATTTGTCTATGAAAAACTGGTGCTCCCAGAAAGAGTGTCAATTATAGTTTTACAAAAGAATACCCCTGGCGCTGGATTAGAAGAAG TTTCAGCAGAAAACCCTCCTAATATTGTTGGCCTGAATCTGTTGTTTGTGACGGCAAAAGTGAGTGCAGAAGTGCCGGATTTTAATCGAATTTTCAAgagtgaaaaaacaaaattgagttTTCAGACGTTTTTTGAAACCGGTGCTCTTTTTGACGTGTTTGAGAG GTACGGAGTCGATTTGTACCTCGATGGAGCAGGAATGTCAGTGGCACTCGAGTGGAGAGGAAAAGGCATTGGTGGGATGATGCTCGAAGCACGGAGCAATTTGTGCAAAGAACTGGGTATTCCCTTGACCAAGACTGTTTTTACGTCAATCCAATCGCAAAAAGTGGCGATCAAAGGTGGATTCGAACTGCTAGGAGAGTTGATCTATGCCGAGATTAAAAAGGAGGATGGCCAACCAAGATTTCCAGACATGGCACCAGACCAAATACGAATTCAGCTGATGGCAATGAGAATCACATAG
- the LOC135945972 gene encoding uncharacterized protein LOC135945972 isoform X2: protein MATDLSYLDPILETNSQQWHRPERLSQPRIWLERDGLVIRDVTPDLDPFVVDYMVKNYMTEEPMSKALKSYEDSVTVDEHKFVYEKLVLPERVSIIVLQKNTPGAGLEEVSAENPPNIVGLNLLFVTAKTFFETGALFDVFERYGVDLYLDGAGMSVALEWRGKGIGGMMLEARSNLCKELGIPLTKTVFTSIQSQKVAIKGGFELLGELIYAEIKKEDGQPRFPDMAPDQIRIQLMAMRIT from the exons ATGGCGACAGACTTGAGCTACTTGGATCCAATTCTCGAGACAAATTCACAACAGTGGCACCGACCAGAGCGACTGTCACAGCCAAGGATTTGGCTAGAGAGGGATGGACTGGTAATCCGCGATGTGACCCCTGACTTGGATCCCTTTGTCGTCGACTACAtg GTTAAGAACTACATGACTGAAGAGCCTATGAGCAAAGCCCTTAAGTCCTACGAGGATTCGGTAACGGTGGATGAGCACAAATTTGTCTATGAAAAACTGGTGCTCCCAGAAAGAGTGTCAATTATAGTTTTACAAAAGAATACCCCTGGCGCTGGATTAGAAGAAG TTTCAGCAGAAAACCCTCCTAATATTGTTGGCCTGAATCTGTTGTTTGTGACGGCAAAA ACGTTTTTTGAAACCGGTGCTCTTTTTGACGTGTTTGAGAG GTACGGAGTCGATTTGTACCTCGATGGAGCAGGAATGTCAGTGGCACTCGAGTGGAGAGGAAAAGGCATTGGTGGGATGATGCTCGAAGCACGGAGCAATTTGTGCAAAGAACTGGGTATTCCCTTGACCAAGACTGTTTTTACGTCAATCCAATCGCAAAAAGTGGCGATCAAAGGTGGATTCGAACTGCTAGGAGAGTTGATCTATGCCGAGATTAAAAAGGAGGATGGCCAACCAAGATTTCCAGACATGGCACCAGACCAAATACGAATTCAGCTGATGGCAATGAGAATCACATAG
- the LOC135945975 gene encoding pulmonary surfactant-associated protein A-like isoform X1 codes for MRWAIHILVLATIPWLTLCQQEQEEDDVCTMGMMLLQGISRKLRGSNLVPTEHTKEEIINDVDSIKSSLRTVNDQLSKMNRNLECLKGNTLKWIRLESGKKYYYSDFYKYTWYDAKEFCENSGGVLASTHNEDELKTIYKANPIASSKPWVFVSATDIGQNPGNFYWADGSILDRNSSMWLEDNDPDAYGVGKETCVYMTDGKLADATCINYAYFVCEARLDCL; via the exons ATGCGGTGGGCTATCCATATCCTGGTCCTTGCCACAATCCCGTGGCTGACATTATGCCAACAAGAA CAGGAGGAAGATGATGTGTGCACAATGGGAATGATG ctCTTGCAAGGAATAAGCAGAAAATTGAGAGGTTCAAATTTAGTTCCCACAGAACATACAAAAGAg GAAATCATCAATGATGTTGACAGCATAAAAAGTTCATTGAGAACCGTAAATGACCAATTATCAAAG ATGAACAGAAATTTAGAGTGTTTAAAAG GTAACACTCTAAAATGGATTAGATTAGagtcaggaaaaaaatattactacaGCGACTTTTAT aaatatacTTGGTATGACGCCAAAGAATTCTGCGAAAACAGCGGAGGCGTTTTGGCGTCGACCCACAATGAGGATGAACTGAAGACAATATACAAGGCAAATCCGATAGCTTCTtcaa AGCCCTGGGTGTTTGTTTCTGCAACAGACATTGGACAAAATCCAGGCAACTTTTACTGGGCTGACGGAAGTATACTGGACAGGAACAGCTCAATGTGGCTCGAGGACAATGACCCTGACGCATATGGGGTAGGAAAAGAGACATGTGTCTACATGACCGATGGAAAATTAGCCGATGCAACATGCATCAACTACGCTTATTTTGTGTGCGAAGCACGGCTCGATTGCTTGTGA
- the LOC135945975 gene encoding uncharacterized protein LOC135945975 isoform X2, whose protein sequence is MRWAIHILVLATIPWLTLCQQEQEEDDVCTMGMMLLQGISRKLRGSNLVPTEHTKEEIINDVDSIKSSLRTVNDQLSKMNRNLECLKGNTLKWIRLESGKKYYYSDFYKYTWYDAKEFCENSGGVLASTHNEDELKTIYKSPGCLFLQQTLDKIQATFTGLTEVYWTGTAQCGSRTMTLTHMG, encoded by the exons ATGCGGTGGGCTATCCATATCCTGGTCCTTGCCACAATCCCGTGGCTGACATTATGCCAACAAGAA CAGGAGGAAGATGATGTGTGCACAATGGGAATGATG ctCTTGCAAGGAATAAGCAGAAAATTGAGAGGTTCAAATTTAGTTCCCACAGAACATACAAAAGAg GAAATCATCAATGATGTTGACAGCATAAAAAGTTCATTGAGAACCGTAAATGACCAATTATCAAAG ATGAACAGAAATTTAGAGTGTTTAAAAG GTAACACTCTAAAATGGATTAGATTAGagtcaggaaaaaaatattactacaGCGACTTTTAT aaatatacTTGGTATGACGCCAAAGAATTCTGCGAAAACAGCGGAGGCGTTTTGGCGTCGACCCACAATGAGGATGAACTGAAGACAATATACAAG AGCCCTGGGTGTTTGTTTCTGCAACAGACATTGGACAAAATCCAGGCAACTTTTACTGGGCTGACGGAAGTATACTGGACAGGAACAGCTCAATGTGGCTCGAGGACAATGACCCTGACGCATATGGGGTAG
- the LOC135945974 gene encoding uncharacterized protein LOC135945974 isoform X1, giving the protein MALDLSHLEPLLALEITTWKRSQHLLQPKIWHKQDGFIVRDVTPDFFPFVLHHMEKYFLRDEPMGQSLKIVEDPLALAEMRILWYQLILPQRVSIVAIPEGTPGANLEEVSEDNPPSIIGVNQLFVNLKDDPPMPDLNSVLKSKKAKLCLGTLFETGAMVNVFERYQVNTCIGGVGMSVAPEWRGKSIGQFLITARNNLCKELGIPLQKTVFTAIQSQKVAVKGGFELLAERFYADLRGEDNSLLFPDMHPDQKKIQLMARRV; this is encoded by the exons ATGGCATTGGATTTGAGTCACCTTGAGCCTCTTTTAGCCCTTGAGATAACCACTTGGAAGAGATCTCAGCACTTACTGCAACCGAAAATTTGGCATAAGCAGGATGGCTTCATCGTTAGAGACGTTACACCcgattttttcccttttgtacTTCACCACATG GAAAAGTATTTCCTTCGAGATGAGCCGATGGGTCAATCGCTTAAAATCGTAGAAGATCCACTCGCCCTAGCAGAAATGCGGATACTGTGGTATCAGCTGATACTTCCGCAAAGGGTTTCCATCGTTGCTATTCCAGAAGGTACTCCCGGGGCCAATCTTGAAGAAG TGAGCGAAGATAATCCACCCAGTATAATAGGAGTAAACCAGCTATTCGTTAATTTGAAGGACGATCCCCCCATGCCAGACCTTAATTCGGTGCTCAAGAGTAAGAAGGCGAAACTGTGCCTTGGCACCTTATTCGAAACGGGAGCGATGGTTAACGTATTTGAAAG ataCCAGGTGAACACTTGCATCGGCGGAGTTGGAATGAGCGTCGCGCCCGAGTGGCGAGGCAAAAGCATTGGACAGTTTTTGATTACCGCTAGAAACAACCTGTGCAAGGAATTGGGCATTCCGCTGCAAAAGACAGTGTTTACAGCTATTCAGTCGCAAAAGGTAGCGGTCAAGGGTGGTTTCGAATTGTTGGCTGAAAGATTCTACGCAGATTTAAGGGGAGAAGACAACTCTCTCCTTTTTCCCGACATGCACCCTGATCAGAAGAAAATTCAGCTGATGGCTCGAAGGGTTTAA
- the LOC135945974 gene encoding uncharacterized protein LOC135945974 isoform X2: MALDLSHLEPLLALEITTWKRSQHLLQPKIWHKQDGFIVRDVTPDFFPFVLHHMEKYFLRDEPMGQSLKIVEDPLALAEMRILWYQLILPQRVSIVAIPEGTPGANLEEVSEDNPPSIIGVNQLFVNLKDDPPMPDLNSVLKSKKAKLCLGTLFETGAMVNVFERYQVNTCIGGVGMSVAPEWRGKSIGQFLITARNNLCKELGIPLQKTVFTAIQSQKI; this comes from the exons ATGGCATTGGATTTGAGTCACCTTGAGCCTCTTTTAGCCCTTGAGATAACCACTTGGAAGAGATCTCAGCACTTACTGCAACCGAAAATTTGGCATAAGCAGGATGGCTTCATCGTTAGAGACGTTACACCcgattttttcccttttgtacTTCACCACATG GAAAAGTATTTCCTTCGAGATGAGCCGATGGGTCAATCGCTTAAAATCGTAGAAGATCCACTCGCCCTAGCAGAAATGCGGATACTGTGGTATCAGCTGATACTTCCGCAAAGGGTTTCCATCGTTGCTATTCCAGAAGGTACTCCCGGGGCCAATCTTGAAGAAG TGAGCGAAGATAATCCACCCAGTATAATAGGAGTAAACCAGCTATTCGTTAATTTGAAGGACGATCCCCCCATGCCAGACCTTAATTCGGTGCTCAAGAGTAAGAAGGCGAAACTGTGCCTTGGCACCTTATTCGAAACGGGAGCGATGGTTAACGTATTTGAAAG ataCCAGGTGAACACTTGCATCGGCGGAGTTGGAATGAGCGTCGCGCCCGAGTGGCGAGGCAAAAGCATTGGACAGTTTTTGATTACCGCTAGAAACAACCTGTGCAAGGAATTGGGCATTCCGCTGCAAAAGACAGTGTTTACAGCTATTCAGTCGCAAAAG ATTTAA